A genome region from Microbacterium sp. CGR2 includes the following:
- a CDS encoding tyrosine-type recombinase/integrase gives MVTEFGLPTLTRHGLRQSGATRLANPGIPLHFLQGILGHRSIETNRDTSTLSTRPLDDARTAAIIDLQETIADRSEKWAPGPGQVPARSRLATAATDEASNGAPATARSRFHTPLRRGPQE, from the coding sequence ATGGTCACTGAATTCGGGCTGCCGACCCTCACCAGGCACGGTCTCCGTCAATCCGGAGCGACGCGACTCGCCAACCCCGGCATCCCACTCCACTTCCTCCAAGGCATTCTCGGTCACAGATCGATCGAGACCAACCGCGATACCTCTACCCTGAGCACCAGGCCCCTCGACGACGCACGCACCGCCGCGATCATCGACCTGCAAGAAACGATCGCAGATCGGAGCGAAAAGTGGGCTCCAGGTCCCGGCCAGGTCCCGGCCAGGTCCCGGCTCGCGACAGCAGCCACGGACGAGGCATCGAACGGGGCACCAGCAACGGCACGCAGCCGCTTCCACACACCACTTCGAAGAGGACCGCAAGAATAA